One window from the genome of Oceanisphaera sp. IT1-181 encodes:
- a CDS encoding aldo/keto reductase, giving the protein MYPIPPREHTQGDTERMLGRWLKLRGQREQLIIASKAVGPSRDAVRPSYFRNGHAKLDRANLIQAVDDSLRRLQTDYIDLYQLHWPDRSANYFGKLGLTELPEEEAVPIIETLQALAEIVASGKIRHIGVSNETPWGLHQYLTLAEQAKLPRIQSIQNPYNLLNRSFEVGLSEFSLREQVGLLAYSPLAFGMLTGKYQDGARPAGARLSLYSRFKRYLNPQAQRASAAYANLAQEHGLSPAQLAQAFVNTRPFVASNLIGATTLAQLKENIDSVNINLSPVLRTAIEELHQAMPNPAV; this is encoded by the coding sequence GTGTATCCAATTCCGCCACGGGAGCACACCCAAGGCGATACCGAGCGCATGCTTGGCCGCTGGCTAAAACTGCGCGGCCAGCGTGAGCAACTGATTATTGCCAGCAAAGCCGTTGGCCCCTCTCGCGATGCGGTGCGCCCTTCTTATTTTAGAAACGGCCACGCTAAGCTGGATCGCGCCAATCTAATACAAGCGGTAGACGACAGCTTGCGCCGTTTACAAACCGATTATATAGACCTGTATCAACTGCACTGGCCCGATCGCAGCGCCAACTACTTTGGCAAACTGGGCCTCACCGAGCTACCCGAAGAAGAAGCCGTGCCCATTATTGAAACCCTGCAGGCACTGGCAGAAATAGTGGCCAGCGGAAAAATACGCCATATTGGCGTGTCTAACGAAACCCCATGGGGCCTGCATCAATATTTAACGCTGGCCGAGCAAGCCAAGCTGCCGCGCATTCAAAGCATTCAAAACCCCTACAACCTGCTTAATCGCAGCTTTGAAGTGGGCTTGTCGGAATTTAGCCTACGCGAGCAAGTGGGCTTACTGGCTTACTCACCCTTGGCTTTTGGCATGCTCACCGGAAAATACCAAGATGGCGCCCGCCCAGCCGGCGCTCGTTTAAGCTTATATAGCCGCTTTAAGCGCTATTTAAACCCCCAAGCCCAACGCGCCAGCGCCGCTTACGCTAACTTGGCCCAAGAGCACGGCTTAAGCCCTGCACAACTGGCACAAGCGTTCGTCAACACCCGCCCCTTTGTCGCCAGCAACTTAATTGGCGCCACCACGCTTGCACAGCTCAAAGAAAACATCGACAGCGTAAACATCAATCTAAGCCCAGTGCTGCGCACCGCCATAGAAGAACTACACCAAGCCATGCCCAATCCAGCGGTATAA
- the tnpC gene encoding IS66 family transposase, whose translation MSKKNTTPTVPSLTLEQENELIFKLLERISELEDRLKQNSGNSSKPPSSNGPGGAPPARPRQRSGKQRGAQPGHKGHRRERHPQDERVTLSPYYPAETCTCCGGDMLAHAKPHRVHQVFDLPEVSYVMTEHQLFRATCTRCLHSDEACLPETVSHTQMGTNLLSYIALQSGQYHQSISQIQSQLHQHFGLRFSRGAISEAQGRVSTMLTPTYQAIKQQVQTASYIHADETRHQRGGERRWMWLALSKVAACFMTAYGRGKDAAKRLLGDVPETSVLVTDQYAGYCFVDSAQRQICWAHVARNVAAIADSSERTNHPIGARLVLLASMVFRTRHRWENGELDHAQYQRRLRRCREHWRAQLTRGTLLCSSRYRGRCRWLLKDDDMLWRFLEDDQVALTNNEAERALRGYVLWRKGSYGVWSQRGEQFRQRILSLVETAKRLGRCPQTWLRAVIRACIEKTDYPIPAELSPSR comes from the coding sequence ATGAGTAAAAAAAACACCACACCGACAGTGCCGTCACTGACGCTGGAACAGGAAAACGAGCTCATCTTCAAGCTGTTGGAACGTATTTCCGAGCTGGAAGACCGCCTCAAGCAGAACAGCGGTAACTCTTCAAAGCCCCCTTCCAGCAATGGACCGGGAGGCGCACCGCCGGCTCGCCCACGTCAACGATCCGGCAAGCAGCGCGGCGCTCAGCCTGGCCATAAGGGGCACCGTCGAGAGCGGCATCCACAGGATGAACGGGTAACGCTTTCGCCGTATTATCCGGCAGAAACCTGTACCTGCTGTGGTGGCGACATGTTGGCTCATGCCAAGCCACATCGAGTACACCAAGTCTTTGACTTGCCCGAAGTCAGCTATGTTATGACCGAGCATCAGCTGTTTCGGGCGACGTGCACCCGTTGCCTTCACAGCGATGAAGCCTGCTTGCCTGAAACGGTGAGCCATACCCAGATGGGCACTAACCTACTCAGTTATATCGCGCTGCAAAGTGGCCAGTATCATCAAAGCATCAGCCAAATACAGAGCCAACTTCACCAGCACTTTGGGCTGCGCTTTAGCCGAGGGGCTATCAGCGAGGCGCAAGGCCGAGTCAGCACCATGCTGACGCCCACCTATCAAGCCATTAAACAGCAGGTACAAACTGCCTCATATATCCATGCCGATGAGACCCGCCACCAACGCGGAGGAGAACGGCGCTGGATGTGGCTAGCCCTAAGCAAAGTGGCAGCCTGCTTCATGACCGCGTACGGCCGTGGGAAAGATGCAGCAAAACGGTTATTGGGTGACGTGCCAGAAACCTCAGTACTGGTGACCGACCAGTATGCGGGGTATTGCTTTGTTGATAGTGCCCAACGACAGATATGTTGGGCTCACGTGGCCCGTAACGTGGCTGCCATTGCCGACAGCAGCGAACGGACTAATCATCCCATTGGCGCACGGTTAGTCTTGCTGGCAAGTATGGTGTTCCGTACTCGGCACCGTTGGGAAAATGGCGAGCTAGATCATGCACAGTACCAACGGCGGTTGCGGCGATGTCGAGAACATTGGCGGGCCCAGCTGACACGCGGCACACTATTATGCTCCTCGCGTTATCGGGGTCGATGCCGTTGGCTACTCAAAGATGACGACATGCTGTGGCGATTTCTGGAAGACGACCAAGTGGCGCTGACGAATAACGAGGCCGAACGTGCGCTACGCGGTTATGTATTGTGGCGTAAAGGTAGCTATGGCGTCTGGTCACAGCGGGGAGAGCAGTTCCGTCAGCGAATTCTTTCCTTAGTAGAAACAGCCAAACGATTGGGCCGCTGTCCTCAAACATGGTTGCGCGCCGTGATCCGAGCTTGTATCGAGAAGACGGATTACCCCATTCCGGCAGAATTGTCCCCGTCAAGGTAG